One Lachancea thermotolerans CBS 6340 chromosome F complete sequence DNA window includes the following coding sequences:
- a CDS encoding uncharacterized protein (similar to uniprot|P40531 Saccharomyces cerevisiae YIL041W GVP36 Golgi-vesicle protein of unknown function green fluorescent protein (GFP)-fusion protein localizes to the cytoplasm), translated as MSNYFGGFSLNKLTNSITNVAHKTQDTLSTAIANIQLDDPQAKLSLKARKHYLQETLGTIEDISKLPPQYQFLEKKCDSLEKVCRRMLVVTKTYEVEGYDYPPNLSESLSDWWSSNKEGLFGFVSSSKKEKKLEPAEDSKEALMPRSFAQAISKAAKDSGEVMTALKTEEQKASAEEDEEDEDITSLIKMFEAWSACQHNMDQSKAEMDALMVKEFNHKLTAFVEEKFKNARTLRKKVEDSRLKFDTMRYELKMAEEQGKTEEAAQQTESQKPQEDEAEASKDSDSSDEAQKLLEKLEDEFVSNTTEAVETMGEITDSAEIINLVKLFHNFQLIYYKQCVQNLETSINSLNELEGDEA; from the coding sequence ATGTCTAATTACTTTGGTGGGTTCTCCCTCAATAAGCTCACAAACAGTATTACGAATGTGGCTCATAAGACTCAGGACACTTTGAGCACAGCAATTGCAAATATCCAGCTAGATGACCCACAGGCAAAGCTCTCGTTGAAGGCCAGGAAACATTACCTTCAGGAGACTCTGGGTACGATTGAGGACATCAGCAAGCTCCCACCCCAGTACCAGTTCCTGGAGAAGAAATGCGACTCTTTGGAAAAGGTGTGCAGGCGAATGCTAGTAGTGACTAAAACCTATGAGGTTGAGGGGTATGACTATCCCCCTAACCTCAGCGAGAGTCTCTCGGACTGGTGGTCTTCAAATAAAGAGGGCTTGTTTGGCTTTGTGAGCTCCTCGAAAAAGgagaaaaagctcgaaCCGGCAGAGGATTCCAAGGAGGCCCTCATGCCTAGGTCTTTCGCGCAGGCTATTTCAAAAGCGGCGAAGGACTCCGGAGAAGTTATGACTGCCCTTAAGACGGAAGAGCAGAAAGCCTCTGCagaggaagacgaggaggatgaagatATCACATCACTCATAAAGATGTTCGAGGCTTGGTCAGCATGCCAACACAATATGGACCAGAGTAAAGCTGAGATGGATGCGCTTATGGTAAAAGAGTTCAACCATAAGCTCACCGCTTTTGTCgaggaaaagttcaaaaatgcgCGTACGTTACGTAAGAAAGTCGAGGATTCGCGACTCAAGTTTGACACCATGCGCTATGAGCTAAAAATGGCTGAAGAACAGGGCAAGACCGAAGAGGCCGCACAACAGACTGAATCGCAAAAGCcccaagaagatgaagcgGAAGCTTCGAAGGACTCAGACAGCTCGGATGAAGCCCAGAAACTTctagaaaagcttgaggaCGAGTTTGTATCAAACACAACCGAGGCCGTGGAGACCATGGGCGAAATCACTGACAGTGCcgaaatcatcaacttAGTGAAGCTGTTCCACAATTTCCAACTCATATACTATAAGCAGTGCGTCCAGAACCTGGAGACCAGCATCAACTCGCTGAATGAGTTAGAAGGTGATGAAGCTTAA